The following proteins come from a genomic window of Paenibacillus swuensis:
- a CDS encoding 2-oxoglutarate dehydrogenase E1 component encodes MSNNSAHPHGPWQAYLGPNLGYIQEQYDLYLADADSVIPEYRELFDRYGEPPQTEGAFNEGTSNANTSSAQPGSANSGVDPSLIKKAFAAGKLATKIRAFGHLAANLDPLGILQKPSANLIEPETYGLNPADLAALPAEWVWEDAPGTFANGWEAINKLRAAYSGTIAYEFSHVHNEQERGWLTQQAESVIPNAALDREERVKLLNRLLEAEQFEDFLQRTFVGQKRFSIEGNDVLVALVDEIVHELANDGAKNILMGMAHRGRLNVLAHVLGKPYSKIFSEFHHSPNKNLIPSEGSTGINYGWTGDVKYHLGANRSIPTGETAETRLTLANNPSHLEYVNPVVGGFTRAAQEDRSKPGYPVQQMDSAASIIMHGDAAFSGEGIVAETLNFNNLRGFSVGGTIHIIVNNNVGFTTDSWDSRSTHYASDLAKGFEIPIVHVNADDPEAVIAAARMASEYRTKFKKDFLIDLIGYRRYGHNETDDPETTQPLVYQKVRNHPTVSKVYAEKLIREHGFTAEETDSMKAAVQDRLKTAYDEMKAQDKEDPTQPAKIGHNDEESAPKGTAVPLDTLRRINEGLLRWPEKFNVYPKLKRILERRASSLDEGQKVDWGHAETLAFASILADGRPIRITGQDAERATFAHRNLVLSDSVTGEKFCPLHVLPEAKASFAIHNSSLSEAGVLGFEYGYNVFSPETMVIWEAQYGDFVNCAQVLIDQFISAGRSKWSQKSGITMLLPHGFEGQGPEHSSGRLERFLQLCGQENWTVANLTSASQYFHLLRRQASTTATDEARPLIVMAPKSLIRNPRATSDVTDLSEGSFRLVVEQPGLGQKPEAVERLLLCTGKMAIDLEDALEKEASSTDWLHIVRVEQLYPLPVQEIKAIIARFPKLKEIVWVQEEPRNMGSWSFMEPRIRELAPDQVDVSYIGRPDRASPATGYQVVHVMEQGNIITKSFTQQQKFAVKTGR; translated from the coding sequence ATGTCCAACAATAGTGCACATCCGCATGGACCATGGCAAGCTTACCTTGGCCCCAATCTTGGTTACATCCAAGAACAATATGATCTTTATTTAGCTGATGCAGACAGTGTCATTCCGGAATATCGGGAGCTGTTCGACCGCTACGGCGAACCTCCGCAAACGGAAGGCGCTTTTAATGAAGGCACATCGAATGCAAATACATCTTCAGCACAACCCGGATCCGCAAATTCCGGTGTGGATCCGAGCCTGATTAAGAAAGCGTTTGCGGCCGGTAAACTGGCCACAAAAATCCGCGCCTTCGGACATCTTGCGGCGAACCTCGATCCGCTTGGCATTCTTCAGAAACCGAGCGCCAACCTGATTGAACCCGAGACGTACGGGCTGAACCCCGCAGATTTGGCCGCTTTGCCTGCCGAATGGGTGTGGGAAGACGCTCCCGGAACATTCGCGAACGGATGGGAAGCCATCAATAAATTACGCGCGGCCTATTCGGGCACGATCGCCTATGAGTTCAGCCATGTGCACAACGAACAGGAGCGCGGTTGGCTTACGCAGCAAGCGGAATCTGTCATTCCGAATGCCGCTCTGGATCGCGAAGAGCGCGTGAAATTGCTGAACCGCTTGCTTGAAGCGGAACAATTCGAGGATTTCCTGCAGCGTACATTCGTCGGACAGAAGCGTTTCTCCATAGAAGGAAATGATGTGCTCGTGGCGCTCGTGGATGAGATCGTTCATGAGCTCGCCAATGACGGCGCGAAGAACATTCTGATGGGTATGGCCCATCGCGGACGCCTGAACGTGCTCGCGCATGTGCTTGGCAAACCATACAGCAAGATTTTCTCGGAGTTCCATCACTCCCCGAACAAGAATCTAATCCCGTCCGAAGGTTCCACCGGCATCAATTACGGCTGGACCGGCGACGTGAAGTATCACTTGGGTGCGAACCGCTCCATCCCTACCGGTGAAACGGCAGAGACTCGCCTGACACTGGCGAACAACCCGAGCCATCTGGAGTATGTGAATCCCGTTGTCGGCGGTTTCACACGCGCGGCTCAGGAAGACCGGAGCAAGCCGGGCTACCCGGTGCAACAGATGGATTCCGCAGCCTCCATCATTATGCACGGCGACGCCGCATTCTCCGGCGAAGGCATCGTAGCCGAGACGCTCAACTTCAACAACCTGAGAGGCTTCTCGGTGGGCGGCACGATTCACATTATTGTAAATAACAACGTCGGCTTCACCACCGACAGCTGGGATTCCCGTTCGACCCACTATGCCAGCGACTTGGCCAAAGGTTTCGAAATTCCAATCGTCCATGTGAACGCGGATGATCCGGAAGCGGTTATTGCCGCGGCCCGTATGGCTTCCGAGTACCGCACCAAATTCAAGAAGGACTTCCTGATTGATTTGATCGGATACCGCCGCTACGGACACAACGAAACCGATGATCCGGAAACAACCCAACCGCTGGTCTATCAGAAGGTGAGGAATCACCCGACCGTCAGCAAAGTTTATGCTGAAAAACTGATTCGTGAGCATGGCTTCACCGCGGAAGAAACCGACAGCATGAAAGCGGCTGTTCAGGATCGCCTGAAGACGGCTTACGACGAAATGAAGGCGCAGGACAAGGAAGATCCTACGCAACCCGCGAAGATCGGACATAACGATGAAGAGTCCGCTCCGAAGGGCACGGCCGTACCACTCGATACGCTTCGCCGCATTAATGAAGGCTTGCTTCGTTGGCCGGAGAAGTTCAACGTGTATCCGAAGCTGAAGCGGATTCTGGAGCGCCGCGCATCCTCGCTGGATGAAGGTCAGAAGGTGGATTGGGGGCATGCGGAAACGCTGGCATTCGCCTCGATCCTTGCCGACGGCCGTCCTATCCGGATTACCGGACAGGATGCGGAACGCGCGACGTTCGCTCACCGGAATCTGGTGCTCAGCGACTCCGTTACCGGCGAGAAGTTCTGCCCGCTGCATGTGTTGCCGGAAGCCAAGGCTTCCTTCGCCATTCACAACAGCTCCTTGTCCGAAGCCGGCGTTCTTGGTTTCGAATACGGATATAACGTGTTCTCTCCAGAGACGATGGTCATCTGGGAAGCCCAGTACGGCGATTTCGTAAACTGCGCGCAAGTGCTGATTGACCAGTTCATCTCGGCTGGCCGCTCCAAGTGGTCGCAGAAATCCGGAATCACCATGCTTCTGCCGCACGGCTTTGAGGGTCAAGGTCCGGAGCATTCCAGCGGTCGCTTGGAACGCTTCCTGCAGCTTTGCGGACAGGAGAACTGGACGGTTGCCAACCTGACCAGCGCATCGCAATATTTCCACTTGCTGCGCCGTCAGGCTTCCACAACCGCGACAGATGAAGCTCGTCCGTTAATTGTTATGGCGCCGAAGAGTCTGATTCGGAACCCGCGCGCGACTTCGGACGTTACTGATCTTAGCGAAGGCTCGTTCCGCCTCGTTGTGGAACAACCGGGACTCGGACAGAAGCCTGAAGCCGTTGAACGCTTGCTGCTCTGCACAGGCAAGATGGCCATTGATCTGGAAGACGCGCTGGAGAAAGAAGCTTCTTCCACCGATTGGTTGCACATCGTTCGCGTGGAACAGCTTTATCCGCTTCCGGTTCAGGAAATCAAGGCGATTATCGCCCGCTTCCCGAAACTGAAGGAAATTGTCTGGGTACAGGAAGAGCCTCGCAACATGGGTTCCTGGAGCTTCATGGAGCCGCGGATTCGCGAACTCGCGCCGGATCAAGTCGATGTCAGTTACATTGGCCGCCCGGACCGCGCAAGCCCGGCAACAGGCTATCAAGTCGTCCACGTTATGGAACAAGGGAACATCATCACGAAATCTTTTACTCAACAACAGAAGTTCGCAGTTAAGACGGGGAGGTAG
- a CDS encoding antibiotic biosynthesis monooxygenase has protein sequence MLMVTNTIQIRKGHGEAVAERFKNSKGVHLMPGFKRMELLLSKENEEYEELKVCTLWESHDAFEGWVNSDSFKQAHGNRGGGKPSGDAGAEAPKQPPASEEGPVMLGAKLSKHEVLMTREAGEE, from the coding sequence ATGTTGATGGTGACCAATACAATACAGATTCGTAAAGGACATGGCGAAGCGGTAGCGGAGCGTTTCAAGAATTCCAAAGGGGTTCATTTGATGCCCGGCTTTAAACGGATGGAGCTTTTACTTTCCAAAGAGAACGAAGAATACGAAGAGTTGAAGGTATGCACCTTATGGGAGTCGCATGACGCATTTGAAGGTTGGGTTAACAGCGATTCCTTTAAGCAAGCCCACGGAAACCGCGGCGGCGGAAAGCCTTCCGGCGATGCGGGTGCCGAAGCGCCGAAGCAACCCCCTGCTTCCGAAGAGGGACCGGTGATGCTCGGCGCGAAGTTGTCCAAGCACGAAGTATTGATGACCCGCGAGGCCGGAGAAGAATAA
- a CDS encoding SRPBCC family protein — translation MRQYTFVTEWTFETEIEQVWELLCNAGFSEGWEGLSMRQSAKGMNKDGSGDEYEAVVKTKLPYTLSFTSTVTRKLKPHVLEITVSGELEGRGVCNLSQNGNFTHIRYLWEVDTTKRWMRWLAPVLKPAFVWNHDKVMHDGARTVSRLLGARMVPNL, via the coding sequence ATGAGGCAATATACGTTTGTGACGGAATGGACTTTTGAAACGGAGATTGAACAGGTGTGGGAACTGCTATGCAATGCGGGGTTCAGCGAGGGTTGGGAAGGTCTCTCCATGCGGCAGTCCGCTAAAGGGATGAACAAGGACGGAAGCGGCGATGAATACGAGGCGGTGGTGAAAACCAAGCTGCCTTATACCCTCTCATTCACATCCACGGTAACCAGGAAGTTGAAGCCTCATGTTCTGGAAATTACCGTATCCGGGGAGCTGGAAGGCCGAGGGGTATGCAATCTCTCGCAAAATGGAAACTTCACGCACATTCGCTATCTATGGGAAGTCGACACGACCAAGCGATGGATGAGGTGGCTAGCTCCGGTGCTCAAGCCGGCTTTTGTATGGAATCACGATAAGGTTATGCATGACGGAGCACGTACCGTTTCCCGTTTGCTGGGAGCGCGAATGGTCCCGAATCTATAA
- the rnhA gene encoding ribonuclease H has translation MAKSKFYVVWAGRAPGIYTSWPECQKQIHGYTGAKYKSYESEAEAKKAYAAGAGASFNKGKTKEAAGQYSMDDIDYDSLSVDVGTRGNPGPVEYKGVDTRTGEIIFAKGPIAKGTNNLGEFLAIVHGLAYLKQMGSNKTIYSDSMNALKWVKQKAVSTTLPRDESTREIWDLVDRAERWLQTNTYTNKVLKWQTKSWGEIKADYGRK, from the coding sequence ATGGCAAAAAGTAAATTTTATGTCGTCTGGGCAGGCAGAGCCCCCGGCATCTATACCAGCTGGCCTGAATGCCAAAAGCAAATTCACGGCTATACCGGAGCGAAGTATAAATCCTACGAATCGGAAGCTGAAGCGAAGAAAGCCTATGCGGCCGGTGCGGGCGCATCGTTCAATAAAGGGAAAACGAAGGAAGCCGCCGGGCAATATTCTATGGATGATATTGATTACGACAGCTTGTCCGTGGATGTGGGCACCCGCGGGAACCCGGGACCTGTGGAGTATAAAGGGGTCGACACCCGAACCGGAGAAATTATATTCGCCAAGGGACCGATTGCCAAAGGCACCAATAATTTGGGTGAATTTCTGGCTATCGTGCATGGACTCGCCTACCTCAAGCAGATGGGAAGCAACAAGACGATTTACAGCGATTCCATGAACGCGCTCAAATGGGTGAAACAGAAGGCCGTGTCCACCACGCTGCCCCGCGACGAATCCACCCGGGAAATCTGGGATCTGGTCGACCGTGCGGAGCGTTGGCTGCAAACGAACACCTACACCAACAAAGTGTTGAAATGGCAAACGAAAAGCTGGGGCGAAATCAAGGCCGATTACGGTCGGAAATAA
- a CDS encoding alpha/beta fold hydrolase, whose protein sequence is MGYITVESGVNLYFEDIGEGKPVLFLHGWPLNGRQFEYQTGVLPYYGFRCITIDFRGFGNSDNPWQGYNYDRMSDDVRNVIERLQLNEVTLAGFSMGGAVALRYMRRHAGSRISKLALLAAAAPSFTQKPGYPYGMKPEEVNKLIEQTFRDRPKMLAEFGKKFFASDVTPAFRQWFQSLGLQASLHGTVGGAAALRDEDMRADLAAVRVPTGIFHGKLDQICPYEFALELHKGIPGSLLYPFEKSGHAIFYDELERFNATFLQFISDRNRP, encoded by the coding sequence ATGGGCTACATCACCGTAGAAAGCGGCGTTAACTTATATTTTGAAGATATAGGCGAGGGCAAGCCTGTCTTATTTCTTCACGGATGGCCGCTAAACGGCCGCCAGTTCGAGTACCAGACCGGTGTCTTGCCCTATTACGGATTTCGTTGTATCACGATCGATTTCCGCGGTTTCGGTAATTCCGACAACCCTTGGCAAGGTTACAACTATGACCGTATGTCCGATGATGTGCGGAACGTAATCGAACGTCTTCAGTTAAACGAAGTGACTTTAGCCGGCTTCTCCATGGGCGGAGCGGTCGCCCTCAGGTATATGAGGCGTCACGCAGGCTCAAGGATTTCCAAGCTCGCGTTGCTCGCCGCGGCCGCTCCATCCTTCACACAGAAGCCGGGCTACCCTTACGGGATGAAACCGGAAGAAGTGAACAAGCTGATTGAGCAAACGTTCCGTGATCGACCTAAGATGCTGGCGGAGTTCGGCAAGAAGTTCTTCGCTTCCGACGTCACCCCCGCGTTCCGTCAATGGTTTCAATCTCTCGGGCTACAAGCTTCATTGCACGGCACTGTAGGCGGAGCCGCGGCTTTGCGTGACGAGGATATGCGTGCGGATTTAGCGGCGGTGCGGGTACCTACGGGCATCTTTCACGGAAAGCTGGATCAGATTTGTCCCTATGAGTTCGCACTGGAACTGCATAAAGGAATCCCTGGCTCCCTGCTTTACCCGTTTGAGAAAAGCGGTCACGCCATCTTCTATGATGAATTGGAACGTTTCAACGCGACGTTCCTGCAGTTTATTTCCGACCGTAATCGGCCTTGA
- a CDS encoding LTA synthase family protein, giving the protein MSTYNARLFGAKPIIFFSIILLLKSCLAYFVIFGNGLSLTPLITEIPSVLIIFCLIEWFASKRKLMLYMIVNLLLTAIFFAAIMYYKYYGVIVTYHALEQVNQVTAVSNSVFSLLDPYFLFIFTDIIVLGYYFFRGKNAVLWKKRGAKPERRGVVAVLFFLSIIICMANVWPNRASMNELKKASEMGILNYEAYTILKKDELPPVDKSQITQEKVNALKGIETPLNPAFAGSAKGKNVIIIQLESFQNFLINLKMDGVEVTPNLNRLVKEHFYFPNFYQNVGQGNTSDAEFVVNTSFYVPPIGASTMIYADKAVPSLPKLLKQEGYTSATFHTNVVEFWNRKELYKAVGFDHYYDRAFFGDEDKVFFGSSDEVLYRKTAEKLDDMQDTGNPFYAHVIAMTSHHPFSTPPEKDQIALPERFKDTFVGDYIRSQSYTDYALGLFIEDLKARGIWQNSLVVLYGDHLGLPVYSLDNNDKELLKEIYGHEYSYTEMINIPLIVAGDGITSGRVFPQMGGQVDLLPTIANLTGASLEGQLHFGQDLLNQTENFIPERYYLPSGSVVNNNSLLIPGDGYEDGTYYQLNGGDETTDVKGKVTKEQYDHMLELMNLSDSYLRQLPEHSPEK; this is encoded by the coding sequence ATGTCAACGTATAACGCACGCTTGTTCGGCGCGAAACCTATCATATTTTTCTCGATTATCTTGCTGTTGAAGAGTTGTTTGGCTTATTTCGTCATCTTCGGCAACGGCTTATCCTTAACACCGTTAATTACCGAAATTCCTTCGGTGCTAATCATCTTTTGTCTGATTGAATGGTTCGCGTCCAAGCGCAAATTGATGCTCTATATGATTGTGAATTTGTTGCTGACGGCGATCTTTTTTGCGGCCATTATGTACTATAAATACTACGGCGTCATTGTGACCTACCATGCTCTGGAGCAAGTGAACCAAGTGACGGCTGTGTCGAATTCCGTGTTCTCCTTGCTGGATCCGTATTTCCTGTTTATCTTCACTGACATTATCGTGCTGGGGTACTATTTCTTCCGTGGCAAGAATGCGGTGTTGTGGAAGAAGAGGGGGGCTAAGCCCGAGCGGCGCGGCGTCGTTGCGGTATTGTTCTTTCTGTCGATCATTATTTGCATGGCGAATGTGTGGCCTAACCGCGCAAGTATGAATGAGCTTAAGAAAGCGTCCGAGATGGGAATTTTGAATTATGAGGCTTATACCATATTGAAAAAAGATGAGCTTCCGCCCGTCGATAAATCGCAGATTACGCAAGAGAAAGTTAATGCCCTTAAAGGCATTGAAACCCCGTTAAACCCGGCATTCGCGGGAAGTGCGAAGGGGAAGAATGTGATTATCATCCAGCTGGAATCGTTCCAGAATTTCCTGATCAACCTGAAGATGGACGGGGTGGAAGTCACGCCGAATCTGAACCGCCTCGTGAAGGAACACTTCTATTTCCCTAACTTTTATCAAAATGTGGGCCAAGGGAACACCTCGGACGCGGAATTCGTCGTGAATACGTCGTTCTATGTGCCGCCGATCGGCGCGTCGACGATGATCTACGCGGATAAAGCGGTGCCGAGCTTGCCGAAGCTCTTGAAACAGGAAGGGTATACTTCCGCTACGTTCCATACGAATGTGGTCGAATTCTGGAATCGCAAAGAGTTGTATAAGGCGGTCGGGTTTGATCATTATTATGACCGGGCATTTTTTGGGGATGAGGATAAAGTGTTCTTCGGCTCCTCGGATGAAGTGCTGTACCGCAAGACGGCTGAGAAACTGGATGACATGCAGGATACGGGCAACCCGTTCTATGCGCATGTGATTGCGATGACCTCGCATCATCCGTTCTCGACACCGCCGGAGAAGGATCAGATCGCGTTGCCGGAGCGGTTCAAGGATACGTTCGTCGGGGATTATATTCGCTCCCAGAGCTATACGGACTATGCGCTTGGTTTGTTTATCGAGGATTTGAAGGCGCGCGGCATTTGGCAGAATTCGCTGGTTGTGCTGTACGGAGATCATCTGGGGCTGCCGGTGTATTCGCTGGATAACAACGATAAAGAGCTGTTGAAGGAGATTTACGGTCACGAGTACAGCTACACCGAAATGATTAACATTCCGTTGATTGTGGCGGGCGACGGGATTACATCCGGTCGGGTATTTCCTCAGATGGGCGGACAAGTGGATTTATTGCCTACGATTGCGAATCTGACCGGCGCGTCTCTTGAAGGGCAGTTGCATTTCGGGCAGGATCTGCTCAACCAGACAGAGAACTTTATCCCGGAACGATATTATCTGCCTTCGGGCTCCGTGGTCAACAATAATTCTCTGCTAATCCCGGGGGACGGTTACGAAGACGGCACCTATTATCAGCTGAACGGCGGGGATGAGACTACCGATGTTAAGGGTAAGGTGACGAAGGAGCAGTATGATCATATGCTGGAGCTGATGAACCTGTCGGACAGCTATCTGCGCCAACTGCCGGAGCATAGCCCGGAGAAATAG
- the fumC gene encoding class II fumarate hydratase yields the protein MDYRIEKDTMGEIRVPADKLWGAQTQRSRENFKIGEERMPLEAVHALALLKKCAAQANAQLGQLDAVKAEAITKAADEILADRWNDEFPLVVWQTGSGTQTNMNVNEVIARLANHRLEQEGRAERVHPNDDVNRSQSSNDTFPTAMHIAALRAIHDRALPALARLRATLQEKANEFDDIIKIGRTHLQDATPLTLGQEVSGWVRMLEKSDAMLRQSSAMLQELAVGGTAVGTGLNAHPAFGEAAARAIAQETGLPFITAANKFHALTSHDELVYVHGALKALAADLTKIANDVRLLASGPRSGIGEITIPENEPGSSIMPGKVNPTQSEAMTMVAAQVMGNDATIGFAASQGHFQLNVFKPVIIYNFLQSVRLLSDAMNSFNDHCAVGIEPNRDIIALNVERSLMLVTALNPHIGYENAAKIAKLAHKQGITLKDAALQTGLLTSDQFDQWVRPSDMIAPS from the coding sequence ATGGACTACAGAATCGAGAAAGATACGATGGGTGAAATCCGGGTACCCGCGGATAAACTATGGGGCGCGCAGACGCAGCGAAGCCGGGAGAATTTCAAGATCGGCGAGGAGCGCATGCCGCTCGAGGCCGTGCATGCGTTGGCGCTGCTCAAGAAATGCGCCGCCCAAGCCAATGCCCAGCTTGGCCAGCTCGACGCCGTCAAAGCGGAGGCGATTACGAAGGCCGCGGATGAAATTCTTGCAGACCGATGGAACGATGAGTTTCCGTTGGTCGTGTGGCAGACAGGCAGCGGGACGCAGACGAACATGAACGTCAACGAAGTTATCGCGCGCCTCGCGAACCATCGGCTGGAGCAGGAAGGCCGCGCGGAACGCGTGCATCCGAACGACGACGTGAACCGTTCGCAAAGCTCGAACGACACGTTCCCCACCGCGATGCACATCGCCGCTCTGCGCGCGATCCACGACCGCGCGCTTCCCGCGCTCGCGCGGCTGCGGGCGACCCTGCAGGAGAAGGCGAACGAATTTGATGATATCATCAAAATCGGCCGCACCCACCTGCAGGACGCCACCCCGCTCACCCTCGGCCAGGAGGTGAGCGGCTGGGTTCGCATGCTGGAGAAGAGCGACGCGATGCTCCGGCAAAGCTCGGCGATGCTGCAAGAGCTCGCGGTCGGCGGCACCGCCGTCGGCACCGGGCTCAACGCGCATCCCGCGTTCGGCGAAGCGGCGGCGCGCGCTATCGCCCAAGAGACAGGCCTGCCGTTCATCACGGCGGCCAACAAGTTCCACGCACTCACCAGCCATGATGAGCTGGTGTATGTGCACGGCGCGCTCAAGGCGCTCGCGGCCGATCTCACGAAAATCGCCAACGACGTGCGCTTGTTGGCGAGCGGACCCCGCAGCGGAATCGGAGAAATCACGATTCCGGAGAACGAACCCGGCAGCTCGATCATGCCGGGTAAGGTGAACCCGACGCAAAGCGAGGCGATGACGATGGTCGCTGCCCAGGTGATGGGCAACGACGCCACGATCGGCTTTGCGGCGAGTCAAGGGCACTTTCAGCTCAACGTGTTCAAACCGGTGATCATCTATAACTTCCTGCAGTCCGTTCGGCTGCTTTCGGACGCGATGAATTCGTTCAATGACCATTGTGCCGTCGGCATTGAACCGAACAGGGACATCATTGCGCTTAACGTGGAACGGTCGCTGATGCTGGTGACCGCGTTAAATCCGCACATCGGCTACGAGAACGCGGCCAAGATTGCAAAGCTGGCGCATAAGCAAGGGATCACCTTGAAGGATGCCGCTTTACAAACCGGACTGCTCACTTCCGACCAATTCGATCAATGGGTCCGGCCTTCCGATATGATAGCGCCGTCCTAA
- a CDS encoding ATP-binding response regulator has product MYIKTFLANVSIMLTILYLASLVYKYMVFRLTPKQKEVLFIALAIGIGWVTMQYGFRFSETVIFDLRYLAIIVAPMFVRSPWSIPVIGLGIGLARLSFGINLAAFVGFANVIVMSLLCAALTLWARRRKWSFYQTMLSVIFWINTLNVLFIATFGIIPANRYLLQIAPITYLLSLSLSLVFMLVLKDFIKEAKRQEQLQLTNETLQVLYRDSEEKTEKLQIATKELEESNRQIVRASRYKSEFLANMSHELRTPLNSMLVLSQMLEENADERLSEEEVRYAGLIYTSGKDLLRLIDDILDLSKIEAGHMTLQLENCNISELCLHMEQFYRPVAELKKIALRVQVESDVPKMINTDPQRLQQILMNLLSNAIKFTGDGIVLLTVYKLSDGTGNSGRNPQSGHWLVFSVQDTGIGIPEEEQELVFHSFYQADGTTSRKYGGTGLGLSISKQFAVLMGGFMDVESREGLGSRFSLYLPWDSILTEDSEVGRVSSELSPEFPATRIISKIGTGAAPAVASSQVSLTEAIRVLLVDDDPNNNYALGAALGQKGIQVLSAPSGKDAIRLLEEVTGIDAVLMDIMMPGMDGLETIRRIRSNPRFEHLPIIAVTAKALDQDREDGLAAGATDYMKKPIDVKELLKKLQQLK; this is encoded by the coding sequence ATGTACATCAAGACTTTTTTGGCCAATGTGAGCATTATGTTAACGATCTTATACTTGGCTTCGCTGGTATATAAATATATGGTATTCAGATTAACGCCGAAACAAAAGGAAGTGCTGTTTATCGCGCTTGCCATCGGTATAGGCTGGGTCACCATGCAATATGGATTTCGATTCTCGGAAACCGTGATCTTCGATTTAAGATATCTCGCCATTATTGTCGCGCCGATGTTCGTTCGCAGTCCTTGGTCCATCCCCGTTATAGGTTTGGGTATCGGGTTGGCTCGTCTGTCTTTTGGAATCAACCTTGCGGCGTTTGTGGGCTTTGCGAATGTCATTGTAATGAGTCTGCTTTGTGCCGCTTTAACCCTGTGGGCGAGGCGTAGGAAATGGTCTTTCTATCAAACGATGCTGTCGGTTATCTTCTGGATCAACACGCTCAATGTTCTGTTTATTGCTACGTTCGGTATTATCCCGGCGAATCGGTATCTATTGCAAATTGCTCCGATTACATACCTGCTGAGCTTGTCGTTGAGCTTGGTGTTTATGCTGGTCCTGAAAGACTTCATCAAAGAAGCTAAACGCCAGGAGCAGCTGCAACTCACGAATGAAACGCTTCAGGTGCTTTACCGGGATTCAGAAGAAAAGACGGAAAAGCTGCAAATCGCTACCAAGGAGCTGGAGGAGAGCAACCGACAGATTGTACGGGCTTCCCGTTATAAATCCGAATTTCTGGCCAATATGTCGCATGAGCTGCGCACGCCGCTGAACTCGATGCTGGTGCTTTCGCAAATGCTGGAGGAGAATGCGGACGAGCGGCTTTCGGAGGAAGAGGTTCGTTATGCGGGTTTAATCTACACGTCGGGCAAAGATTTATTGAGGCTCATAGATGACATTCTGGATTTGTCCAAAATTGAAGCAGGTCACATGACACTCCAACTGGAAAATTGCAATATCAGCGAGCTGTGTTTGCATATGGAACAATTTTATCGGCCGGTAGCGGAACTTAAAAAAATCGCATTGCGTGTGCAGGTTGAAAGTGATGTTCCCAAAATGATTAACACCGACCCTCAACGGTTGCAACAAATTCTAATGAACCTGTTGTCCAATGCCATTAAATTTACCGGGGACGGAATAGTGTTATTAACGGTATACAAGCTTTCTGACGGGACGGGAAACTCGGGTCGGAACCCGCAGTCAGGCCATTGGCTTGTCTTCTCCGTGCAAGATACCGGGATCGGCATCCCTGAGGAGGAGCAAGAGCTTGTGTTTCATTCGTTCTATCAGGCCGACGGAACAACCAGCCGTAAATATGGGGGAACAGGGCTGGGCTTGTCCATATCCAAACAATTTGCCGTATTGATGGGCGGGTTTATGGATGTCGAAAGCCGCGAGGGACTGGGTAGTCGATTTTCACTGTATCTGCCATGGGATTCCATCCTCACGGAAGATTCCGAAGTTGGCCGAGTGTCCTCGGAACTTAGCCCTGAATTCCCGGCAACCCGCATCATCTCCAAGATCGGAACGGGTGCGGCTCCTGCAGTCGCTTCTTCACAAGTAAGCTTAACGGAAGCGATACGTGTGTTGTTGGTTGACGATGACCCGAATAACAATTATGCCTTAGGGGCTGCTTTGGGACAAAAAGGGATTCAAGTGCTCTCCGCTCCCTCCGGAAAAGACGCTATCCGGCTTCTGGAAGAAGTGACGGGGATCGACGCGGTCCTGATGGATATCATGATGCCGGGTATG